A stretch of the Marmota flaviventris isolate mMarFla1 chromosome 12, mMarFla1.hap1, whole genome shotgun sequence genome encodes the following:
- the Bambi gene encoding BMP and activin membrane-bound inhibitor homolog, giving the protein MDRHSSYIFIWLQLELCAMAVLLTKGEIRCYCDAAHCVATGYMCKSELSACFSRLLDPQNTNSPLTHGCLDSLASTADICQAKQAQNHSGTTMPTLECCHEDMCNYRGLHDVLSPPKGESSGQGNRYQHDGSRNLITKVQELTSSKELWFRAAVIAVPIAGGLILVLLIMLALRMLRSENKRLQDQRQQMLSRLHYSFHGHHSKKGQVAKLDLECMVPVSGHENCCLTCDKMRQADLSNDKILSLVHWGMYSGHGKLEFV; this is encoded by the exons GAGAAATTCGATGCTACTGTGATGCTGCCCACTGTGTGGCAACTGGTTATATGTGTAAATCTGAGCTCAGCGCCTGCTTCTCTAGACTTCTGGATCCTCAGAACACAAATTCCCCACTCACCCATGGCTGCCTGGACTCTCTTGCAAGCACAGCAGACATCTGCCAAGCCAAACAGGCCCAAAACCACTCTGGCACCACCATGCCCACATTGGAATGTTGTCATGAAGACATGTGCAATTACAGAGGGCTGCACGATGTTCTCTCTCCTCCCAAGGGTGAATCCTCAG GACAAGGAAACAGATATCAGCATGATGGTAGCAGAAACCTCATCACCAAGGTGCAGGAGCTGACCTCCTCCAAAGAATTGTGGTTTCGGGCAGCAGTGATAGCAGTTCCCATTGCTGGTGGGCTGATCTTAGTGTTGCTGATTATGTTGGCCTTAAGGATGCTCCGAAGTGAGAACAAGAGACTGCAGGATCAACGGCAGCAGATGCTCTCTCGTTTGCACTACAGCTTTCACGGACACCATTCCAAAAAGGGCCAGGTTGCAAAGTTAGACTTGGAATGCATGGTGCCTGTCAGCGGGCACGAGAACTGCTGTCTGACCTGTGATAAAATGAGACAAGCAGACCTCAGCAACGATAAAATCCTCTCCCTCGTTCACTGGGGCATGTACAGTGGTCATGGGAAGCTGGAATTTGTATGA